In the Sphingobacterium sp. PCS056 genome, TTCCAATCATCCTGTTCTCTGATAAAATTTAAATGCTTTTTTATCGTTATTTTGTCATTTCTAACAGCAGGTCCGGTTTGAACCTCTTTTGGAATCTTTGTTTGTACTTTTTTTGCTGTTTCAAGAATAATTGGTCGTACTAAATCAAAGGGTAAATCATGCTTTTGCAAAAGTTCATAGCTGATCTGGAAAAGTGCATTCGTAAAATTATTAGCAAATACCGATGCCACATGAATCGCTAATCTTTGACTTGTGCTACATGCAAAAGATTTAGGCGCTATGGTATGCATGAGTGTTAATAAAGTGTCCTGTGTTTTGGGTGTATTCCCCTCGATACAGAATGGAATGTGGCTGAAGTCCGAATCTTCATTTTTAGAAATAGATTGTGGAGGATAAATGACTCCGTAGTGCTTAAACTGATGTAATATGTCCATCTCAGTTGCTCCAGAGCAGTGCACAACAATGCCTGATACATCTGCTGGGAAATCTATGATCAAGGAACTGATCGCTTGATCTGATATGGCTATCAAATATAAATCTGCATCTCTTTGCACTTCAGAGATCTCGCTTATGCTGTTCGCATGTACAGCAAAGGCCAATGCTTGTGCATTGGCCTTTTGTCGACTGAATATTTGTTTTATTTTGTGACCTTGATGATGAAAGTTTTGTCCAAAATGAGTTGCTACATTTCCACTTCCTAAGATGACAATATCCATTAGCTTTGTTTTTTATCTAATCGTTTTGCTTCACTATTTCTTCTAAATATAGACATGAAGAATCCGATTGACATCACGATTGTTCCACACCAGAAGAAATTAATATATGGGAATTTAATTGCTTTGAAAACAATCCATTTTTTCTCTGGTAATGGTTTTTGATAGACCATAATTTCTAGCTTATCTTTTTTAGGCAAGATATTCGAAAAACGGAAGCGTAATCCTTGTTCGTTCACATCCTTATTAAAATCGTAAGAAGTACCGTCTTTAATTAAGAATATAGGCTCTACATGGTACTCTTTGTTGTCAGAAGCCACCACTTTAATTTTCAGCCCGACGATCACATCTTTATCTCCTTTTGGTATATTCTCTAAGTGTGCGTTTCGATTAACCCCTTCGATAACGAAAAATCCATTTCTATAACGGAGTGTATCGCCCACGTTAGCCTCATAAGTTGCAGGTTCTTCATAATCTTCAAAACCCGTTTTTTGTTCGGCAGGAATATTCGCATTTTTTGCCTGCTGATCCGAAGCCGCAGCTGTGATCAGGGTGTAAATATCATGAGTAAAGTAATGTTTAGTTGCTGGAGTACCAATCAATCCTCCCATTTTTTCATTATTTTGAGCAAATGGCATCAGTACAAATGAACTTTCGACTTTTCCACTTTCTTCATCAATTTTTTCGTATTTTATTTTATAAAATACATTAGGTTGAGCAACACTATCACCGATATAGGTAATACGGTAATCACCCATTTGAACAGGCTCTCCCTCTGTTAAAAACAAGTTATCTCCAGGTTTCTCCACTTTATCAAACCCTGATACCGCGATATAACCGGTGTTATTGATGGAGATGACTTCGTTTGTGGAAGCAGCTACCATAGCTCCAATTAATAACAGTCCAAAGCCAATATGTGCTACAGACGAACCCGCTAATTTCCATTTCCCTTTTATAGCATCGGCTAATACACGGATATTAGCAAGAATACAGAATAAAGAAGAGAAAGTAATCAATATGAAAATGAGGTTTGTATATGTTTTAGTGATATAAGAAACGACAGCAGTCAATACAACCGCAACGATTAAGGAGGCAATAGTAGATGCGAAAAATTTTCTAGGATCTGTTTTTTTATATTTTAAAAACTGAGTAATAGATGTTAAAATCATAATAATAACAGCAAAACCTGATTGCCATTTATTATAATGTTGGATAGGATCTAAAGGAGGAGCCACTTTGGTTCCAAAAATAGCATTAAAGACGGGGATTGATGTGGACGAAATCATTTGAACACAGGCTACAGTCAGTACTAAAGCGCCGATGAACAACCAAAATTCTCTAGAATAGATATCTTCCTCCTTTTGTGTTGTGGGCATATGTTTTTTCCGAACAACCAAGGCTACAACCATAATGACAAAGAATGTGGCATTAAATGCGATCAACTGTCCGTTTAAACCCAGATCTGTAAAGGAGTGAACAGATGTTTCTCCAAGAATACCACTTCTTGTTAGATATGATGCATAGATAACCAGTACAAAACTCACCAATGCTAAAAATGTGGCAGTGAAATAAGAATGACCGGAGTTTTTGTATGCGATCATGACATGGACAGCAGCAATTAATGTAAACCAAGGAATAATAGAAGCATTTTCTACTGGATCCCAAGCCCAAAAACCACCAAAGTTAAGGGCTTCATACGCCCAAAAAGAACCCATAATAATACCTACTCCCAAAATCATAACCGCAAAAAGCGCCCATGGCAATGCAGGTGTGATCCATTCTTTGTAACGTTTGGTCCAAAGTGCTCCAGCTGCGTATGCAAAAGG is a window encoding:
- a CDS encoding heme lyase CcmF/NrfE family subunit yields the protein MDVNYVGENLLPGKIGQFFVILSFGTALLSFISYYFATTNTNKEDKSWLKIARISFWINAVSILAIGSTLFYIIYNHLFEYHYAWAHSSKALPTHYIISSFWEGQEGSFLLWMFWQSVLGSVLLFKAKDWEGPVMTFIMLCQVFLASMIVGVQIFGFHFGSSPFILLREAIEGPIFSQADYLSLIPDGRGLNPLLQNYWMVIHPPTLFLGFASMVVPFAYAAGALWTKRYKEWITPALPWALFAVMILGVGIIMGSFWAYEALNFGGFWAWDPVENASIIPWFTLIAAVHVMIAYKNSGHSYFTATFLALVSFVLVIYASYLTRSGILGETSVHSFTDLGLNGQLIAFNATFFVIMVVALVVRKKHMPTTQKEEDIYSREFWLFIGALVLTVACVQMISSTSIPVFNAIFGTKVAPPLDPIQHYNKWQSGFAVIIMILTSITQFLKYKKTDPRKFFASTIASLIVAVVLTAVVSYITKTYTNLIFILITFSSLFCILANIRVLADAIKGKWKLAGSSVAHIGFGLLLIGAMVAASTNEVISINNTGYIAVSGFDKVEKPGDNLFLTEGEPVQMGDYRITYIGDSVAQPNVFYKIKYEKIDEESGKVESSFVLMPFAQNNEKMGGLIGTPATKHYFTHDIYTLITAAASDQQAKNANIPAEQKTGFEDYEEPATYEANVGDTLRYRNGFFVIEGVNRNAHLENIPKGDKDVIVGLKIKVVASDNKEYHVEPIFLIKDGTSYDFNKDVNEQGLRFRFSNILPKKDKLEIMVYQKPLPEKKWIVFKAIKFPYINFFWCGTIVMSIGFFMSIFRRNSEAKRLDKKQS
- a CDS encoding Rossmann-like and DUF2520 domain-containing protein; amino-acid sequence: MDIVILGSGNVATHFGQNFHHQGHKIKQIFSRQKANAQALAFAVHANSISEISEVQRDADLYLIAISDQAISSLIIDFPADVSGIVVHCSGATEMDILHQFKHYGVIYPPQSISKNEDSDFSHIPFCIEGNTPKTQDTLLTLMHTIAPKSFACSTSQRLAIHVASVFANNFTNALFQISYELLQKHDLPFDLVRPIILETAKKVQTKIPKEVQTGPAVRNDKITIKKHLNFIREQDDWKQIYQLLSQEIVKRKS